The following nucleotide sequence is from Bos taurus isolate L1 Dominette 01449 registration number 42190680 breed Hereford chromosome 3, ARS-UCD2.0, whole genome shotgun sequence.
CCATCTGTATCTGTTCCCCCTTCCTTCATCTCCTCACCCCAGATTGCTGTGCCCTTTTTTCTTCAAACTGAACTCATTCCCCACCCTTTCTTCCCCCCTTCTCCCCCACCctgcttttttcatttcagatGAAATTGTAAGCACCTTGGGAGAGGGGACCTTCGGCCGAGTTGTACAGTGTGTTGACCATCGCAGGTAAATGTCAGCCCATTCCAGACTCCACACCTGCTAGCCATAAAGAGGTAGTGAGGGTTATCTGGGGCTTTTTTTGGTTAATGAGCCAAAGATAGGATTTCTTAATCCCCAGGCAGCCCTGTTCATTCTTAGATATTCTTGAGATTCCAGCAAAAGCCTTTCCTGCCATCCTGTAGGGGTGGGGCTCGGGTTGCCCTGAAGATCATTAAAAATGTGGAAAAGTACAAGGAAGCAGCTCGCCTAGAAATCAATGTGCTGGAGAAAATCAATGAGAAGGACCCTGACAACAAGAAGTAAGCGGTGCTGGAATATGTGGGGCATCTGAGAGGCTACACCTCAAGACGGGAAAACCTTCCCAACATGGACTAGACAGGCAGAGGAGTTGTAGactgtctcatcttctgttcATCATCGTAGAGTAGTAGAACATTACTGTtactgaaaggaaggaaggaggggcaggaagggagggTCTGTGACATTCTGTAATCCATTCCCCTTGTTCTGAGGACAGTTAGATTGCTCTGCAGTTGAACTCCAACTCAGGATGACCTTTGTAGGAATGTGCCCTGGAAATGGCCCTAAGACTGAGAATCAACATTTTTCATCAAAAAagtactttaaattttaatagaacTATGCTGATGAAGTTGCAGGTGTTTATGTGTAGTCTTTCTGTTCACACACATtgcataatgtaaaatttaagaGGATTACTGAAAGACATAAGTAGGTGTAAACATGGGCCCAGAGATGGCTGATGGTGAGTGAATTTCAAGAGCGGGAGCTGGGGTCGTGTTGATGGAGTGGCAGTTTGACAATTCAGGGTCCACACTGGAGCCTGGCACTCAGCAGCTCCTGTTTAACTATTTGAAATGTTGCAGGAAAATGGTTTGAAGTTTGTCAAGTAGTACTTCTCTTCCTGGGTCTGCCAGAAAGGCCATTCTGTAGTTGAACTGAATTTTCTTGGTGATAATAGCTGGCATGTTTTTATCCAAGTATGTGCAGTCAGCAGCAGTAGTCCTTCTTTGTTGGAGGGGTGGTGCACAGATGGGAGCTCATCAGACATCCCCCTTCCATCTCTTTTCCCAGCCTCTGTGTCCAGATGTTTGACTGGTTTGACTACCATGGCCACATGTGTATCTCCTTTGAGCTTCTGGGCCTTAGCACCTTCGATTTCCTCAAAGACAACAACTACCTGCCCTACCCCATCCACCAAGTGCGCCACATGGCCTTCCAGCTGTGCCAGGCCGTCAAGTGTGAGTGGGGTGGGCCGGGGCGGACTCGGGGCAGCCCTTCCTCCACTGGACCTCTCTGGTCTCAGTTGTACACTGGTGAAGCCCCTAAACAGTCGACTCGATAATCTGCAGTTCTTCTATTCACTGTCGTGTTggcatctcttcctcttctgacTTAACTCCTTCACTGTTGTCATCACTGATGGCTTCTCCTCCACGTTCAACCTAGCAGGAGCtagaaaagaaagcatttgaaGTCAGAGCTCTTAATTACCTCTCTTCTTCTTCGCTCCCCTTTGGGAAAGTCAGTCAGGCACTAAGCACAAGGAGACAGACAGAGTCCTCGAGCTAGAGGTTTGCATTCATCTGGAGTTGAGGTGCCCTCTGCTCTCAGCAAGCCACCTGGGAGCAGGGGGTAGCCAAGGCTCCAGGTTGAGAATTCAGACTAGTACATACATCCTCCTCAGTCATCAGAATAATACAGTTTCACAGAAGTAAATTCACAGGAGTCAGATAGACACACGTTAAAGCACAAAGATATAACTCATGGGGACTTCTGTGatagtccactggttaagactccacgctctgTTGCAGGGTTCAGCCCTTGgttagggaagtaagatccctGCATATCACGAGGTGTGACCAGGggaaggaaaaaaccatagcaaaCCATCTTTATACATTgcttgagaaatatatatataactatgttAATAAGCGTAGAGTTTGTTAGACTAGGCATTTCATTTGGAAGTAGAGCAGAAAGCAGCCAAGTGCTTCCGGACCTGCCTCCTCACCAGCTTTGAGCTAGGTGACCAAGCTTGGGGTCAGCTGGTAGTAGGTAATTCTGGCCACCTGGACCAACCCTGACCTGGCCTTCTCCTCTGCAGTCCTCCATGATAACAAGCTGACACATACGGACCTCAAGCCTGAAAATATTCTGTTTGTGAATTCGGACTATGAGCTCACCTACAACCTAGAGAAGGTAAGGTGGACAGGGTCTGTCCCTTGGCCAGTGCGCTCAGGCGGCCATCgccactttgcctttttcttaGCCCTTTTTGTCCtcccttttacttttttctcccaCACTTTCTGCTCTGGCTCTGAAAAAAACGGAATACCAAAATAGATGGAAAGGGAAAGATTTAAGATTTAGATTCAAAGAGAATTTGGAAGCAGAACTTCAGTTAACTTTCCTGTATAATGAAAATGCTTACAAGGTTCTTGGTTTGGTTTCTTTTCTGTAAGGAAAGCTCAGCTCTACTAACTGGAGATCAAGGGGATCTCAGCTAAGGAAGCTGTTCCTCACTTTGCTATCTGCTATATATTATCGAAAAACTGTATACCAGTCACTTAGGTATACTCTTCAGATGCATGCTATTCTATAGTTACTCCTAAATCCTCTTTCTCCCCCATTCCTAAAGTAATCTGATGGATATGGGGGAGGCTATAAAAGCAGAAGACATGTGTGGGAGCAGGCAGGAGGTCAGAGTTGGTTTTTTAAGGCTCAGAAGCACTTTAGAGAATAGCAGCAGAATCTTGGTCTGTTTTTTCTCTCAGTCTCGGTGCAGAGGTTCATGTTTTTCCTGCTTTGCCTCCTAGAAGCGGGATGAGCGCAGTGTGAAGAGCACAGCTGTGCGGGTAGTAGACTTTGGCAGTGCCACCTTCGACCATGAGCACCATAGTACCATTGTCTCCACCCGCCATTATCGAGCGCCAGAGGTCATTCTTGGTAAGAGGGGGAAGGACAATCTTGTCCAAGTATGTGAGGTGGTATGGTGGTGAGGGGGGCCCCGAGCCTCATAATACCTTTCCTTCCCATCCTTACCTAGAGTTGGGCTGGTCTCAGCCTTGTGATGTGTGGAGTATAGGCTGTATCATCTTCGAATACTATGTTGGCTTCACCCTCTTCCAAGTAAGTGGTTGGGTGTCTTATGAGACCACCAGGCGTTCTTCTGATTTCCTTCTCtgctgagaatctgcctgctcatTCCTCCACATTGTTTAGCTTCCTAACAGCTAGACCCCAGTATCCCTTCTCAGTCCCTTGCTCAGTTCTGTCTTTGTTTCCCAGACCCATGACAACAGAGAGCATCTAGCCATGATGGAAAGGATCTTGGGTCCCATCCCTTCCCGGATGATCCGAAAGACAAGGTGAACCTGGAGTGGGAGGAATGTAACCCTTCTCCTTTTCTCGCCACAGAATTGGTCTCTATCAcgttttcttttgtcttcaacACCTGGCTTGCCCTCAGCTACTTTCAGATGGGAGAAATCCCATAACAAGAGGAACCTCCTGATTCCTTAACTTCCCCCTTCCCCTCTAGgaagcagaaatatttttatcGGGGTCGCCTGGATTGGGATGAGAACACATCAGCTGGGCGCTACGTTCGAGAAAACTGCAAACCACTTCGGGTGAGCCGGACTGGGAGTGAATAGTGCCCACCACCCAGAGGTCCCTTCCTTCTTAAGGTGTTTTGCCCCTGGAATGCCTTTCACAAGCAAAGAGTTAGGAAACAAGGGGAGGAAAACTGAAAGAAGACATCTTTTGTTGATAGGAGAGAAAGGGAGTGGTTTTATGGAAGGAATGAGGTTAGACAGCCATTTATTTCTTGAGCCAACCAGAGAAAATAAACTGCCTTTGAAGAGCTTACATTTTATTGAGCTAAAGAAGATTCATGAAGTTGTCAAGGATAAAAATAAGTAGAACTTTCAGAGAGTATGAAGGAATAATTGTGCTAGTGGGAAGGCAGGTTGAGCTGTAACATCAGAAATGGCCCTGGTGTGGTCCTAGTCAAGTAGCATCATATGGTCACGAGCAGAGCCTTGGTCCTTGAGGATTGAAAGCTAGGGCCTTGAAGAAGGCGGGGCTTACAAGGCACCGTGCCTCACCTTTTTCCTGCCCTCCACCACCAGCGGTATTTGACCTCAGAGGCAGAGGAACACCACCAGCTCTTCGATCTGATTGAAAGCATGCTAGAGTATGAACCTGCCAAGCGGCTGACCTTGGGCGAAGCCCTTCAACACCCTTTCTTCGCCCGCCTT
It contains:
- the CLK2 gene encoding dual specificity protein kinase CLK2 isoform X1; translation: MPHPRRYHSSERGSRGSYHEHYRSRKHKRRRSRSWSSSSDRTRRRRREDSYHVRSRSSYDDRSSDRRAYDRRYCGSYRRNDYSRDRGEAYYDTDYRHSYEYHRENSSYRSQRSSRRKHRRRRRRSRTFSRSSSQHSSRRAKSVEDDAEGHLIYHVGDWLQERYEIVSTLGEGTFGRVVQCVDHRRGGARVALKIIKNVEKYKEAARLEINVLEKINEKDPDNKNLCVQMFDWFDYHGHMCISFELLGLSTFDFLKDNNYLPYPIHQVRHMAFQLCQAVKFLHDNKLTHTDLKPENILFVNSDYELTYNLEKKRDERSVKSTAVRVVDFGSATFDHEHHSTIVSTRHYRAPEVILELGWSQPCDVWSIGCIIFEYYVGFTLFQTHDNREHLAMMERILGPIPSRMIRKTRKQKYFYRGRLDWDENTSAGRYVRENCKPLRRYLTSEAEEHHQLFDLIESMLEYEPAKRLTLGEALQHPFFARLRAEPPNAKLWDSSRDISR
- the CLK2 gene encoding dual specificity protein kinase CLK2 isoform X2 encodes the protein MPHPRRYHSSERGSRGSYHEHYRSRKHKRRRSRSWSSSSDRTRRRRREDSYHVRSRSYDDRSSDRRAYDRRYCGSYRRNDYSRDRGEAYYDTDYRHSYEYHRENSSYRSQRSSRRKHRRRRRRSRTFSRSSSQHSSRRAKSVEDDAEGHLIYHVGDWLQERYEIVSTLGEGTFGRVVQCVDHRRGGARVALKIIKNVEKYKEAARLEINVLEKINEKDPDNKNLCVQMFDWFDYHGHMCISFELLGLSTFDFLKDNNYLPYPIHQVRHMAFQLCQAVKFLHDNKLTHTDLKPENILFVNSDYELTYNLEKKRDERSVKSTAVRVVDFGSATFDHEHHSTIVSTRHYRAPEVILELGWSQPCDVWSIGCIIFEYYVGFTLFQTHDNREHLAMMERILGPIPSRMIRKTRKQKYFYRGRLDWDENTSAGRYVRENCKPLRRYLTSEAEEHHQLFDLIESMLEYEPAKRLTLGEALQHPFFARLRAEPPNAKLWDSSRDISR
- the CLK2 gene encoding dual specificity protein kinase CLK2 isoform X3; the encoded protein is MPHPRRYHSSERGSRGSYHEHYRSRKHKRRRSRSWSSSSDRTRRRRREDSYHVRSRSYDDRSSDRRAYDRRYCGSYRRNDYSRDRGEAYYDTDYRHSYEYHRENSSYRSQRSSRRKHRRRRRRSRTFSRSSSHSSRRAKSVEDDAEGHLIYHVGDWLQERYEIVSTLGEGTFGRVVQCVDHRRGGARVALKIIKNVEKYKEAARLEINVLEKINEKDPDNKNLCVQMFDWFDYHGHMCISFELLGLSTFDFLKDNNYLPYPIHQVRHMAFQLCQAVKFLHDNKLTHTDLKPENILFVNSDYELTYNLEKKRDERSVKSTAVRVVDFGSATFDHEHHSTIVSTRHYRAPEVILELGWSQPCDVWSIGCIIFEYYVGFTLFQTHDNREHLAMMERILGPIPSRMIRKTRKQKYFYRGRLDWDENTSAGRYVRENCKPLRRYLTSEAEEHHQLFDLIESMLEYEPAKRLTLGEALQHPFFARLRAEPPNAKLWDSSRDISR
- the CLK2 gene encoding dual specificity protein kinase CLK2, with the translated sequence MPHPRRYHSSERGSRGSYHEHYRSRKHKRRRSRSWSSSSDRTRRRRREDSYHVRSRSSYDDRSSDRRAYDRRYCGSYRRNDYSRDRGEAYYDTDYRHSYEYHRENSSYRSQRSSRRKHRRRRRRSRTFSRSSSHSSRRAKSVEDDAEGHLIYHVGDWLQERYEIVSTLGEGTFGRVVQCVDHRRGGARVALKIIKNVEKYKEAARLEINVLEKINEKDPDNKNLCVQMFDWFDYHGHMCISFELLGLSTFDFLKDNNYLPYPIHQVRHMAFQLCQAVKFLHDNKLTHTDLKPENILFVNSDYELTYNLEKKRDERSVKSTAVRVVDFGSATFDHEHHSTIVSTRHYRAPEVILELGWSQPCDVWSIGCIIFEYYVGFTLFQTHDNREHLAMMERILGPIPSRMIRKTRKQKYFYRGRLDWDENTSAGRYVRENCKPLRRYLTSEAEEHHQLFDLIESMLEYEPAKRLTLGEALQHPFFARLRAEPPNAKLWDSSRDISR